ACTGGGGATCGCCTGCTGCCTGATCGGCCTGTTGTTCGTCCAAAGCGAACTGCGTTATGACAAGCATCATACAAAGCACGGGCGCATTTTCCGCTACGGCGTGGAGATGACCATCGGCGGCGTGACCAGCATCCAGAGCAGCTGCAACCCGGGCGCCGGGCCGCTGCTGAAAGATTTCATCCCCGAAATCGAATCGCTTGTCCGCATCGGCTATCTGGGCGAAATACTGGTCAAGGACAAGGACCGCGCTTTCTCCGAGGAAAATTTGATTTGGGCGGATCCCGGCATTTTCAACATGTTCAGCCATCCTTTTGTGTATGGGAATCGGAAAAACGCTTTGAACCGGGACAACACCATGGTGCTGACCCAAACCCTGGCCCAGAAAATATTCGGCCATAAAAACTCGCTCGGCGAGGTATTGGAAATAGAAAACCAGGGCCAGTTCGAAATCACCGGAGTGGTGGCCGACCCACCCGACAACGACCAGCTGCAGTTTTCCGCCCTGCTCTCCTTTTCCACCCAGTTCAAGGGCCTCAACCAGACGGAGCTTTATCAGCCATCGAGGCTATCCGGGGACATGGGCTACGATCTGTATTTTCTATTCGCCCCGGGATTCACGGCAGCGGATTTTGATAAAAAAGCGAAACAATTCTACGACCGCTTCATGGCAGCCACGGACCACATCCATTACCGCTCGCTGGTGGAACCCCTGACCGCTGTTCACTTGCAATCCCGCATCGACAGTGTCCAGGCCGCTGCAAATTCCCGTTTTTTATTCTGGTTCTGCGGGATCGTGTTGTTGATCCTGTTTCTGGCTGGTGTCAATTATGTCAACCTGACCACCTCCAGGGCCGGCAAGCGCGCCAAGGAGATCGGCGTCAGAAAAGTCATCGGCTCGAGCCACGGACAGCTGTTGGTTAATCTGTTGGGAGAATCGCTGTTTTTCGTTTTTTTAGCCCTGCTGGCCGGGATCGTTTTGGCACACGGCATTCTGTCCCTGACCCCGCTGAACCAGGTGGTGGGGAAAAAACTGGCGGTGAACATTTTTTCAAACCCTTTTTTGCTGCTGGGTTTGCTGGCCATCTGGATCATCGTCAGCCTGCTGGCCGGCCTGTATCCGGCTTTTTATTTGGCGCGTATTTCCCCCATGAAAACACTGGCATCCAGATCGGGAGGCCAGCGCTCGGGACGCTTCATCCGCCAGGGCCTGCTGGTGGTGCAGTTCGTCATCGCCATCGGCGCCATTGCCCTGACCTTGCTGATGAACCGCCAGTTGAACTTCATTAAAAGCAAAGACCTCGGTTTTACCAAGGACCCCGTCATCCTGGTCAACGTCGGGGATGCTAATCTGCGCAAGCGCGGCGGCGCTTATAAAAATGAAGTCCTGCGCCTGCCCGGCGTCGCCGCGGCTTCCTTTTCCGATTCCGTGCCGGGGAGCGGCTTCACCGGCAATGCCTTCCAGTGGGAGAGCAACACGGGCGAGATGCAAATTTTCGCCTTCGGTACTTTGCAAGCCGACAAGGACTATTTCCAGACCCTGGGGATTCACATCGTTGCCGGACGCAATTTCTCACGGCCGGCAAACGCCCAGGACATGGAGAAAGGCACCATGGAGTTCATCGTCACCGAGAACCTGGTCAAAGCCCTGGGCTGGAAAGACGCCATCGGCAAGCGTAACCAAGTCGGGACCGTGGTCGGCGTGGTGCGCAACTTCCATTACAGCCCGCTGCACCGCGACGTCCGGCCGACATTTATCGTTCAACCGCGGGAGATACCGCAGTATCTCAACGTGCGCCTGCGCGGAGGACAAATCCGGGAAACGCTGGCAGCGCTGGGTTCGCAATGGAAGACCTTCGCCCCCGGCTATCCCTTCGCCTATTCCTTCCTTGATCAGCGGCTGGCCCGGTTCTATGAGCAGGACCAAAAACAGCAGAAACTGGCGGCCATCTTTTCCGCCCTCTGCCTGCTGATCTCCTGTTTGGGCCTGTTCGCCCTGGCCTCATTCCATATCGAGCAGCGCACCAAGGAGATCGGTATCCGCAAGACCCTCGGCGCTTCGGTTGCCAACCTGGCGCTGTTACTGACCGGCAAGTTCGTCTTCTGGGTATTGCTGGCCAATGCACTGGCCTGGCCATTGGCCTACTGGGCCATGAAACAATGGCTGCAGAACTTTGCCTATCGCACCACGATCAGGATCGATATTTTCCTGCTCTCAACAGCTTTTGCCTTGCTGCTGACCCTGTTGACTGTAGGTCTGCAGGCCGCCCGCGCCGCCCGGCAAAATCCGGTCGAGAGTTTACGATATGAATAAATGGAGTGAGCCATGTTTCAAAACTACCTGAAGGTCGCCTGGCGCAACATCGCCCGCCACAAAGGCTATTCCTTCATCAACATTTTCGGTCTGGCCGTGGGCATTGCCTGCTGCATCCTGATCATGGTCTGGGTGCAAAACGAACTCAGCTTTGACCGTTTCAACTCGAAAGCGGACAGGATCTACCGCCTGTACCATGAGCTGACGCTGAACAGCCAGAC
This DNA window, taken from Candidatus Aminicenantes bacterium, encodes the following:
- a CDS encoding ABC transporter permease; this encodes MLKNLVKQTLRGLSRDKFHSLINIFGLGLGIACCLIGLLFVQSELRYDKHHTKHGRIFRYGVEMTIGGVTSIQSSCNPGAGPLLKDFIPEIESLVRIGYLGEILVKDKDRAFSEENLIWADPGIFNMFSHPFVYGNRKNALNRDNTMVLTQTLAQKIFGHKNSLGEVLEIENQGQFEITGVVADPPDNDQLQFSALLSFSTQFKGLNQTELYQPSRLSGDMGYDLYFLFAPGFTAADFDKKAKQFYDRFMAATDHIHYRSLVEPLTAVHLQSRIDSVQAAANSRFLFWFCGIVLLILFLAGVNYVNLTTSRAGKRAKEIGVRKVIGSSHGQLLVNLLGESLFFVFLALLAGIVLAHGILSLTPLNQVVGKKLAVNIFSNPFLLLGLLAIWIIVSLLAGLYPAFYLARISPMKTLASRSGGQRSGRFIRQGLLVVQFVIAIGAIALTLLMNRQLNFIKSKDLGFTKDPVILVNVGDANLRKRGGAYKNEVLRLPGVAAASFSDSVPGSGFTGNAFQWESNTGEMQIFAFGTLQADKDYFQTLGIHIVAGRNFSRPANAQDMEKGTMEFIVTENLVKALGWKDAIGKRNQVGTVVGVVRNFHYSPLHRDVRPTFIVQPREIPQYLNVRLRGGQIRETLAALGSQWKTFAPGYPFAYSFLDQRLARFYEQDQKQQKLAAIFSALCLLISCLGLFALASFHIEQRTKEIGIRKTLGASVANLALLLTGKFVFWVLLANALAWPLAYWAMKQWLQNFAYRTTIRIDIFLLSTAFALLLTLLTVGLQAARAARQNPVESLRYE